The DNA window TCCGTGGTTCGTCGGCGTGTTGGTCTTCCTGGGCCTGATCTCGGCGGGGATGTCGACCCTCGAAGGGTTGATCCAAAGCCTCTCTATCATCATCACCAACGACCTCATCGACAATCTGCACCACGCCTGGAAGGGCCACTCGCTGCCGGACCACTTCCTCTTCCTGCTCAACCGGGTGGTCATCGTCGGCCTGGCGGTGTTCTCCTTCGGCCTCGCCTACCAGCAGCTCGTCGATCCCAACCTGAGCGTCATCATCTTCGCCCAGCTGGGCGTCTACGCCTTCTTCGCCGCCGCCTTCGTTCCCGTCCTCTTCGGTACCTTCCTCCACGACACCCCCCTCATCGCCGCCGCCGGCGCCGCCATCGCCGCCTTGGTGGTGCACTTCGGGCTCTACTACACCGGTCAGAACTACTTCCCGTACTACATGGACGTCAGCGTCAAGAACCCCACCCTGTCCACGGCGTTGGGATTGCTGGCGGCGCTGGTGGTAGGAGG is part of the Acidobacteriota bacterium genome and encodes:
- a CDS encoding sodium:solute symporter; the protein is PWFVGVLVFLGLISAGMSTLEGLIQSLSIIITNDLIDNLHHAWKGHSLPDHFLFLLNRVVIVGLAVFSFGLAYQQLVDPNLSVIIFAQLGVYAFFAAAFVPVLFGTFLHDTPLIAAAGAAIAALVVHFGLYYTGQNYFPYYMDVSVKNPTLSTALGLLAALVVGGGLYLAFRKQAAPSSSSAGPS